GCTGGGGCGCCCGCAGACCTTTGGGGCCAATGGCGCCATCCTGCTCGGCGACCTCCTGCTGTCCCTGGCCGGTGAGGAGATGAGCGCGCTGGCGCCGTCGCGCGCCTCAAGCCAGACCCGAAGCAGTGCGGTGCGGTACGCCAGGTCCGCTTTCGACGCCATGACCACCGAGGTGGCCCTGGGCCAGTTCCTCGACGTGCGCAGCGAGAACCTGCCTCTGCCTTGGGACCAGGAGCCGGGTGCCGCAGCCAGGCGCATGCAGGACGAGGCCCTGTCGGTCGTGCGGCACAAGTCGGCCCGCTACTCGGTGCGCCACCCGCTGCTCATCGGCGCCCTCCTGGCCGGACTGGACCCGAGCGGGACCACTGCCGAGCACCTGGCCGCCTTCGGCGAGGACGTCGGCATCGCCTTCCAGCTGCGCGACGACGATCTGGGAGTCTTCGGCTCGCCACAGGCCACCGGCAAGCCGGCCGGGGACGATCTGCGCGAGGGCAAGCGCACAGTGCTGCTGGCCCTGACCTGGGGGCGCTGCGACGAGGCCGGCCGCCGGATGCTCGGTAGCGTCCTGGCCAATCCCGAGGCCACGGAGGAGCAGATCGGCGAGGTCGCCGCTCTCATTGAGAACTGCGGCGCGCGTGCCGCCCACGAGGAGATCATCGCCGCGCACCGTGAGGCCGGGAACCGGGCGCTGGAGCACCTCGGGGACGACGGCGTGGTGAGCACCGCATCCCTGGAGGACCTGGCGGTGCTGGCGGACCTGCTGACGCACCGAGTCTCCTGATCCGGCGCGGATATCCGGGCACCCCGCCAGGTGGCAGTACTACCCACCTGATCCGGCCGCGGCTGTGACCGCCCCGCCGGCATCGTAGAATCGCGGCGTGGTCACAGATCCCCTCATTGGTCGGTTGGTCGACTCTCGCTACGAGATCGTCGACCGCCTAGCGCGTGGCGGGATGGCCACCGTCTACCGCGCCCATGACCGTCGCCTGGACCGGACCGTGGCGCTCAAGCTCATGCACGCCCACCTGGCCGACTCCCCCGACTTTGTCTCGCGCTTCCGCCGTGAGGCACGGGCCGCGGCACGCCTGTCCAACCCGGGCGTGGTGGCCGTCTTCGACCAGGGCAGCCTCGACGGGGTCGCCTACCTCGTCATGGAGTACGTCGAGGGGCCCACACTGCGCGACCTCATTGCGGCAGGCCCGCTGTCGGTCAAGGAGGCCCTGGGCCTGGTGGCCCAGCTGCTGCGCCCGCTCGGCGCGGCCCACCGAGCCGGCCTGGTCCACCGCGACATCAAGCCGGAGAACGTGCTGCTGCCCTCCGACGGCTCGGTGGCCAAGGTCGCCGACTTCGGCCTGGCCCGGGCGGTCACGGAGGTGACGCAGACGACGACGGGCAACGTGCTGGGCACGGTCGCCTACCTGGCGCCAGAGCTCATCACCTCCGGGGACTCCACCTCTCGCGCCGACGTCTTCTCCGCCGGGGTGGTCCTCTACGAGCTCCTCACCGGTCAGCAGCCCTTCACCGCGGACTCCCCCATTCAGATCGCCTTCCGCAACGTCCACGAGGACGTGCCCCTGCCCTCCAAGCTGGTGCCCGACATGCCGGCCGACGTCGACGAGCTCGTGGCCACCATGACTCGCCGTGAGCCGCAGGAGCGCCCGGCCGACGCCGACGAGGCGTTGGCGCTGCTGCGCAACGTCGTCGACGAGCTCACCGACTCCGAGCTCTCCGTGCGCCGCGGGGGCGGGACCGGCTCCATCCGGACCCAGCAGGTCATGACGGCCAATGCGCAGGCCGCCCGCTCCGCCATCGACAACGAGCCCCAGGACGACGCCGACGACTCCTCCGCCGAGGAGTCCTCGCCGCACGCTGGGATGCGCACCGTCTCCCTTCCCATCGGCTCCATCGGCCCGGACTCCAAGGGGCGAACACGTGCGCTCTCCCGCAAGGCCCTGGCGGCCGACGCTCAGGAGACCACTGCCGTCCCCACCTCGAAGAAGAGCAACGGCGGCTTCAGTCGCCGTCGTGCACTCGTCATCGGGCTGCTGGCCGTGGCTGGGACCGGTGCGAGCGCCACCTGGTACCTGACGGCCG
This region of Actinomyces oris genomic DNA includes:
- a CDS encoding polyprenyl synthetase family protein; protein product: MSALPAALGRVRPAVEHRLTQVLEDCHLRWEDLGQAAPELLEAAGSVLSGGKRMRAVLGAVGCAILSAPKQRAERLTGSDAVHLGTALELYQASALVHDDLMDSADTRRGLPAAHRVFARNHEARGWLGRPQTFGANGAILLGDLLLSLAGEEMSALAPSRASSQTRSSAVRYARSAFDAMTTEVALGQFLDVRSENLPLPWDQEPGAAARRMQDEALSVVRHKSARYSVRHPLLIGALLAGLDPSGTTAEHLAAFGEDVGIAFQLRDDDLGVFGSPQATGKPAGDDLREGKRTVLLALTWGRCDEAGRRMLGSVLANPEATEEQIGEVAALIENCGARAAHEEIIAAHREAGNRALEHLGDDGVVSTASLEDLAVLADLLTHRVS
- the pknB gene encoding Stk1 family PASTA domain-containing Ser/Thr kinase, with the translated sequence MVTDPLIGRLVDSRYEIVDRLARGGMATVYRAHDRRLDRTVALKLMHAHLADSPDFVSRFRREARAAARLSNPGVVAVFDQGSLDGVAYLVMEYVEGPTLRDLIAAGPLSVKEALGLVAQLLRPLGAAHRAGLVHRDIKPENVLLPSDGSVAKVADFGLARAVTEVTQTTTGNVLGTVAYLAPELITSGDSTSRADVFSAGVVLYELLTGQQPFTADSPIQIAFRNVHEDVPLPSKLVPDMPADVDELVATMTRREPQERPADADEALALLRNVVDELTDSELSVRRGGGTGSIRTQQVMTANAQAARSAIDNEPQDDADDSSAEESSPHAGMRTVSLPIGSIGPDSKGRTRALSRKALAADAQETTAVPTSKKSNGGFSRRRALVIGLLAVAGTGASATWYLTAGPGRRVSVPNIIGMSEDQAQLALEKQGLDWGTPERVYSDTVPAGSIVSCQPKAGQKVGLGQTVTATVSRGVETKTVPDVVGKTKDQATAAITAAGLTPGDVTEEYSASVESGKVISCDPKAGKVIKHTEKVSLVVSKGKEPATIPDVTGMSEDEAKKVLEDAGLKKGKVSKGYSDSVAKGNVISSSPIAGASGYYKGDSVDLTVSKGPEKVTVPDVTGKSQDEAKKALEDAGLKVEVNKRLGGPFGTVRSTDPAPGSRVKPDSKVTINIF